AAATCCTATGGTTGCTGCGTATAGAAAAAACATGCTTATCCCCCCTCTGTACACTTATATGCATAAGAGGGAAAGGCTAGTACTATGATTGTTTCGTTTTAACAAGTTGATTTCAGTTTCAGGCGCTTCGCTTATCCGAAGGGCGGTCCGGGACCCTCCTCGACTTCGTCTGCGGGGTCTCCCCTGTCCCTTCCTCCCGCGGGCGTCTGCACGCCTTCCACTACAATCAACTGGGTTATTGCATTATATTTTCAACAAAAAACACCTACCGAAGTAAGTGCTTTGTAAATCGTATTATTGTTTGCGCAGGTTGCCGAGTTCTTCTGCGATTGCTTGCATTTCGTTGGGACTGAATGATGGTTTTCTCATGACAAGTTCATAAATATCTTTTAGTTCTTCATACATTTCTTCATCAAAGTGTGAAGGCTTGATGGCTCCAAGGTTTAATACTTTTAGTTTTCCTTTAATGGCTTCGATCATATATTCTACATTTTCAGTTGATTTTTCTGTTAAGTTCATCTGAACCGTCCTTTCGTACAGAAGCTTTTCTTTATTTTATCATGAATGAGGAAAAAACAGTATCTTCTTCTGGAAACTAGGGTATTAAACCATTACAAGATTCGTGAAAGTTTCAAAATATGTTTATAATAAGAATAAGTATAATGGAAGAAGTAATTAAAAGAAAAAACGATATGGATAGGAGAGAGGACAATATGGGGAACAGAAATAAATTAGTGGATGGAATGTTGATAGGGGCGCTTATTGGAGGGGCCATTTCTTTATTAGATAAAAATACAAGAACCACTTTCATACATAATGGCAAGTGTGTTGGTGGAAAATTAAAGTATGCGATACAGCATCCACAGGAAATTGCTGATTCAGTTCGTCATCAAATTGAATCTGTTAAAACAACGGTGGAAGATGTAACTAATGATATTGATTATCTTCGTTCTAAAGTGAATGAGTTAAAAGAAACAACACCGCAGATGCTTGAAATAATTTCTGAAACAAAAGAGGTCATTACCAAGCATTTGGATTCAGCAGAGCGCAAAAATAAATACTTGTCGTAAGGTGGACTTGCTCACAATAGAATAGAGTAAATGAGTCGTGCTGGAGGAGAGTGAATGGGAATATTACGTTTTGGAAAACAGCTGTTTCATCGCCTGGATCGGAATGAAGCATTGGGAATGTCAGCAGAGTTAGCGTACTTTTTCTTATTATCTCTTTTTCCGTTTTTAATTTTTTTGCTTACGTTGATTGCCTATGTGCCGATTACACAGGAAGATGTGTTAGGAGTGATTCACCAATATGCTCCTGGAGATACGATGCTTCTAATTGAATCAAATGTATCGCGGATACTGAATGAACAACGTGGGGATCTATTGTCATTTGGTATTATTGCAACGATTTGGTTCGCTTCCAATGGAATTAATGCGATTGTTCGGGCATTTAATCGAGCTTTTGATGTAAATGAGAACAGACATTTTTTTATTGTAAGGGGCACGGCAATCTTGTTGACCCTTGCGATGGTTTTTGTCATTATTGTGGCGCTATTATTGCCTGTTTTCGGTAGGGAAATCGGGTTGTTCATTTTTTCTTCCTACGGTCTTTCTGAAGAATTCCTCACCATTTGGAATACCATCAGGTGGGGAGTGAGCTTTGTCATTTTGTTTTTTGTTTTTACCTGTTTGTATTTAGCTGCACCAAACATCAGGTTGCATTTGAAAGATGTTCTTGCAGGTTCTTTTTTTGCAACGATTGGCTGGATGTCCGTGTCGGTGTTGTTTTCCTATTATGTGAGCAACTTTGGGAACTATACAGCGATGTATGGGAGTCTTGGAGGGATCATTGTTTTGTTGGTGTGGTTTTACCTTTCCGGCCTAATGATAATCATTGGTGGAGAAATCAATGCAATCTTGCTGCAATGGAAGAAAAGCTTTGTACGATAAAAATTTCCAGAAAACTTTTTTAAGCAAAAGGGAAATCTATTGTTGAAAGACACTCTAACCAAATCGGAGGGAACTTTCATGACAAAGCATACGAAAAAAGACGGCGGTACAAAACAAAACTCCAAGCACAAACCGAAGAACAAAACTTCAGGTAGTGCAAACGGGCAAAATGGCTACCACTAGATAGCAAAAAGCAGCGAGGTTATGTACCCGCTGCTTTTTACATTGTAGTATTTATCTCAATAACCTTAACCCATTTAAGATTACGAGTATGGTGCTTCCTTCATGGCCGATGACTCCGAATGGGAGATCAATGAACTGAAGGAAATTGGAGCTGATCAGAAGCATGATAACGGTAATGGAAAAAATGACATTTTGTTTGATGATTTTATTCATCCGTTTTGAAAGTTTAATGGCCTCGGCAATTTTAACTAGGTCATTTTTCATCAGAACCACATCAGCGGTTTCTAATGCTACATCTGTTCCTTCTCCCATGGCTATGCCTACGTTTGCTGTTGCAAGTGCGGGAGCATCATTGATCCCGTCACCAACCATACCGACAATGTTATATTCCTCTTTTAAATTTTTCACCGTTTCTACTTTTGTCTCCGGCAAGCATTCTGCAACATACTTTCCAATAGCGGCCTGTTTTGCAATTGCCGCGGCTGTGCGTTCGCTATCACCCGTAATCATAATGGTTTGAACGTGAAGAGCTTGCAGTTGCTTAATGGCTTCCACGGTTTCTTTGCGGATAACATCTTTTAAAGAAAGGATGCCGACAATTCCAGCGTCATCACTTACGTAAACCACCGTTTTGCCTTCATTGGTAAAGGTTTCTGCAACTCCATTTCCAAATAATTTGGCAGCATCTGTACCAACAAAATCGGCCTTTCCAACAAGATATTCTTTTTCGTGAAGATTACCCTTTACTCCCCAGCCGGCCTTGTCGTCCAATTGATCAGGACGCTGTAGCGGTTTAGGGCTGTTCTTTTTGGCGTAAGCAGTGATAGCTTGTGCCAAGGGGTGGTTAGAATAACTTTCAATAGAGCCAACGATATAGATAAATTCTTCTTGTGTGATATCTTCACGTACGATCACATCTGTCACTTCTGGCTTTCCTTTAGTTAGCGTGCCTGTTTTATCAAATGCGATGGCTTGCAGGTGGCTTAAGTTTTCAAGGTGCACGCCTCCTTTAAACAAGATTCCTTTGCGTGCCCCGTTGGAGATGGCCGATAATGTTGCGGGCATAATGGAAGCAACAAGTGCACAAGGAGAAGCAACTACAAGTAAAATCATCGCTCTGTAAAATGTTTCGTTCCAACTCCATCCCAACAGGAAATGAGGAAGGACCATCATGACTGCGACAACGCCAAGGACTATTTTTACATAGGGCCCTTCAAAACGTTCTAAAAATTGTTGAGAAGGGGACTTTTCACTTTGTGCATTTTGGACAAGATTAATAATTTTTTGGAACAAGGTTTCTGTAGATAGTTTTGTGACCTCAACCACTATGGAGCCATTAACGTTCATGGTCCCCGCATAGACACCATCGCCTTGTTTTTTCTCAAGAGGGATGGATTCACCAGTGATGGCAGCTTCATCTATTGCGGATTCCCCTCGGACAATGTTCCCATCGGTGGGTATACGCTCACCAGGCTTTACAAGTACGTGATCACCGATGGCAAGTTCGGAAATATGTACCCTTTCTTCCTTGTCAGCGGTAATTCTTAAAGCTTCCTCAGGCTGAATATCCATGAGGGCTGAAATTTCTTTTTGACTTCGGTTCATCGTGTAAGTTTCCAAAGCGCCACTTAATGCAAAAATAAAAATAAGAATTGCACCTTCCATCCAGTACCCAATGATGGCCGCACCAATGGCCGCAATGATCATCAGCATTTCCACATTCAGCTCTTTTTCTTCTATAGTATCCTGAATGCCTTCTTTCGCTTTATAATATCCGCCGATCAAAAAAGCGAGAATAAAGATAGGAACCGCAGCTGTCTGAACATCAAACTTTAAAAGGAGCCATCCTGTAAAAATAAGAATTCCTGAGATAATAGCAAAAATAAGTTCAATATGAGTGGTGAACCTATTAAAAAGTGAATCTTTCTGTGGATTTTCTGTCATTTCTTTCATACAATAGACCTCCTAATTGAGAAAAATAATCAACATCATTAGCCTTATTAAATGACGAAAGCTGCCATCTATGGTGATAGCAGCAATACTTTATAAGGTGTATTACTTAATGAGAGTAGTTATCAATAAATTATATTAATTATTATCTAGTTATTATTATAGATTATTAACATGAAGATATCCAGTATTTTTTCTTTTCCAAGACTATACAGTATGTAACCTGTGATTCTTCTGTGTATAATGTAGCTTGGAGAGAAGGTGAATGGCCGTGAAGGCTGAAAAATTTTTCACAAGCAAGCTTGGGATCATTGCAGCGGCTATGTTTGCAACATTTTTATGGGGCAGTGCATTTCCTGCAATTAAACTAAGTTATACAGCTTTAAATATAGGAGCGAATGAATATGACAAGCAGCTTTTATTTGCTGGTTATCGATTCTTCCTCGCTGGTGTCATGATCTTTTTATTTTTTACCCTATTCAAGCAATCGCTAAAACTGAGAAGAGCGACAATCGTTCCATTGGCACAGTTAGGACTTGTTCAGACTTTCTTGCAATATTTATTGTTTTACTTTGGATTAAGTTATTCAACTGGCATGCAAGGAGCGGTTATTGCAGGTACAGCTTCGTTTTTTCAAATCCTGTTTGCTCA
This window of the Sutcliffiella horikoshii genome carries:
- a CDS encoding DUF1128 domain-containing protein, yielding MNLTEKSTENVEYMIEAIKGKLKVLNLGAIKPSHFDEEMYEELKDIYELVMRKPSFSPNEMQAIAEELGNLRKQ
- a CDS encoding YihY/virulence factor BrkB family protein, whose translation is MGILRFGKQLFHRLDRNEALGMSAELAYFFLLSLFPFLIFLLTLIAYVPITQEDVLGVIHQYAPGDTMLLIESNVSRILNEQRGDLLSFGIIATIWFASNGINAIVRAFNRAFDVNENRHFFIVRGTAILLTLAMVFVIIVALLLPVFGREIGLFIFSSYGLSEEFLTIWNTIRWGVSFVILFFVFTCLYLAAPNIRLHLKDVLAGSFFATIGWMSVSVLFSYYVSNFGNYTAMYGSLGGIIVLLVWFYLSGLMIIIGGEINAILLQWKKSFVR
- a CDS encoding YtxH domain-containing protein; its protein translation is MGNRNKLVDGMLIGALIGGAISLLDKNTRTTFIHNGKCVGGKLKYAIQHPQEIADSVRHQIESVKTTVEDVTNDIDYLRSKVNELKETTPQMLEIISETKEVITKHLDSAERKNKYLS
- a CDS encoding heavy metal translocating P-type ATPase produces the protein MKEMTENPQKDSLFNRFTTHIELIFAIISGILIFTGWLLLKFDVQTAAVPIFILAFLIGGYYKAKEGIQDTIEEKELNVEMLMIIAAIGAAIIGYWMEGAILIFIFALSGALETYTMNRSQKEISALMDIQPEEALRITADKEERVHISELAIGDHVLVKPGERIPTDGNIVRGESAIDEAAITGESIPLEKKQGDGVYAGTMNVNGSIVVEVTKLSTETLFQKIINLVQNAQSEKSPSQQFLERFEGPYVKIVLGVVAVMMVLPHFLLGWSWNETFYRAMILLVVASPCALVASIMPATLSAISNGARKGILFKGGVHLENLSHLQAIAFDKTGTLTKGKPEVTDVIVREDITQEEFIYIVGSIESYSNHPLAQAITAYAKKNSPKPLQRPDQLDDKAGWGVKGNLHEKEYLVGKADFVGTDAAKLFGNGVAETFTNEGKTVVYVSDDAGIVGILSLKDVIRKETVEAIKQLQALHVQTIMITGDSERTAAAIAKQAAIGKYVAECLPETKVETVKNLKEEYNIVGMVGDGINDAPALATANVGIAMGEGTDVALETADVVLMKNDLVKIAEAIKLSKRMNKIIKQNVIFSITVIMLLISSNFLQFIDLPFGVIGHEGSTILVILNGLRLLR